A genomic stretch from Thunnus maccoyii chromosome 19, fThuMac1.1, whole genome shotgun sequence includes:
- the zgc:73226 gene encoding BCL2/adenovirus E1B 19 kDa protein-interacting protein 3, whose translation MSLSGSQTPEDGLYGSWVELEELIAAVSRRESLSGPQDSISSALQGELERILLEAQLECERSKDSPPQVVTPRSTGSPRPSSEQDSDCVTIQEESDRRGDTDWVWDWSSRPENMPPKEFVFQHPKQQGSLSVRKTEVMKRGIFSSDVLLILVPSLLASHLLTLGVGIYIGKRLAASTTSTL comes from the exons GCTCCTGGGTCGAGCTGGAGGAGCTGATCGCAGCCGTGAGCCGCAGGGAGAGTCTGTCAGGACCGCAGGACAGCATCTCCTCCGCCCTGCAGGGGGAGCTGGAGAGAATCCTTCTGGAGGCACAGCTCGAGTGTGAGAGGAGTAAAGACAG TCCCCCACAGGTGGTGACTCCAAGGTCCACTGGTTCCCCAAGACCCTCTAGTGAGCAGGACAGTGATTGTGTCACCATACAG GAGGAAAGTGATCGGCGAGGGGACACTGACTGGGTGTGGGATTGGTCCAGTAGACCTGAAAATATGCCACCAAA agagTTTGTGTTTCAGCACCCGAAGCAGCAGGGCTCCCTCAGCGTTAGGAAGACAGAGGTGATGAAGAGAGGCATCTTCTCCTCCGATGTTCTCCTCATCCTTGTTCCCTCACTGCTGGCTTCACACCTGCTCACACTTGGAGTCGG gaTCTACATAGGAAAGCGATTAGCTGCCTCCACAACCAGCACGCTGTGA